In a single window of the Gemmatimonadaceae bacterium genome:
- the aroF gene encoding 3-deoxy-7-phosphoheptulonate synthase, which produces MLVVMSPNATQPDIDRVCDEIVRQGFKPLPMPGEVRTAIGLLGDDAKVDWSYIEGLPGVASVLIVQKPYRQAAREWKTEQTIVEIAPGVRFGGTDVPIVAGPCSVETEEQILTAARQVRASGAAALRGGAFKPRSSPYAFQGLGKRGLELLALARQETGLAIVTEAMDERGADLVAEYADCIQLGARNMQNYSLLRHVGKLGKPVLLKRGMAATINDLLLSAEYVLAEGNPNVILCERGVRTFDSATRNLFDLTAIPVVQKLSHLPIVADPSHGTGLRDKVTPMARAAVAAGADGILVEVHPTPDKALSDGAQSLYPEQFTELVKQLRTIASAIGRSVTELA; this is translated from the coding sequence ATGCTGGTCGTGATGTCGCCCAACGCCACTCAGCCAGACATCGATCGTGTCTGCGATGAGATCGTGCGGCAGGGCTTCAAGCCCCTCCCCATGCCGGGCGAAGTCCGCACGGCGATCGGTCTCCTTGGTGACGACGCCAAGGTGGACTGGTCCTACATCGAGGGGCTGCCAGGCGTCGCCAGCGTGCTCATCGTGCAGAAGCCGTATCGGCAGGCCGCACGGGAGTGGAAGACGGAGCAGACGATCGTGGAGATCGCGCCCGGCGTGCGCTTCGGCGGCACCGACGTGCCGATCGTTGCCGGCCCGTGCTCGGTCGAGACCGAAGAACAGATCCTCACCGCCGCCCGTCAGGTGCGCGCCTCCGGCGCTGCCGCCTTGCGCGGTGGGGCCTTCAAGCCGCGCTCGAGCCCGTACGCCTTCCAGGGCCTCGGCAAGCGCGGCCTCGAGCTGCTGGCCCTCGCCCGCCAGGAAACGGGGCTCGCCATCGTCACCGAAGCGATGGACGAACGCGGCGCCGATCTGGTCGCTGAGTATGCGGACTGCATCCAGCTCGGCGCGCGCAACATGCAGAACTACTCGCTGCTGCGTCATGTGGGGAAGCTCGGCAAGCCGGTGCTCCTCAAGCGCGGCATGGCGGCGACGATCAACGACCTGCTGCTCTCCGCCGAGTACGTCCTCGCGGAAGGCAACCCGAATGTGATCCTGTGTGAGCGCGGCGTGCGCACGTTCGACAGCGCAACGCGCAATCTGTTCGACCTCACGGCCATTCCGGTGGTGCAGAAGCTCTCGCACCTTCCCATCGTGGCCGACCCGAGCCACGGCACCGGGCTCCGCGACAAGGTGACGCCAATGGCCCGCGCCGCCGTCGCCGCCGGTGCCGACGGCATCCTGGTGGAAGTGCATCCGACGCCCGACAAGGCGCTGTCGGACGGCGCGCAGTCGCTGTATCCGGAGCAGTTCACCGAGCTCGTCAAGCAACTCCGCACCATCGCCTCGGCGATTGGCCGGTCGGTCACGGAGCTGGCGTGA
- a CDS encoding ribonuclease Z: MRLTTIGTGTAAPHPSRVSAAHLVEAGEIRMLLDCGSGAVHRMAHLGVSWGGITHVALTHFHTDHISDLPLLLMGWRWGQLPPRSEPVTIYGPPGTGALLERMAAVYGPWLLAPGFPLTVRDIAPDEVIRLPGGVSMAATAVPHTAESVAYSISEGSTRLVYTGDTGESEALGDWAAGCDLLLAECSLPDAMAIRDHLTPRQVGQLAARARAKRLVLTHFYPPVEAVDIQAEVAEHYAGPTVLAHDGWSIAF; this comes from the coding sequence ATGCGACTGACCACCATCGGCACCGGTACGGCCGCGCCCCATCCGTCGCGGGTCTCGGCGGCCCATCTGGTCGAGGCGGGGGAAATCCGCATGCTGCTCGACTGCGGTAGCGGCGCCGTACATCGCATGGCCCACTTGGGCGTCTCGTGGGGCGGCATCACGCACGTGGCGCTCACGCACTTTCACACCGACCACATCAGCGACCTCCCATTGCTGCTGATGGGGTGGCGTTGGGGGCAGCTTCCGCCGCGCAGCGAGCCGGTGACGATCTACGGCCCGCCGGGCACGGGCGCGCTGCTGGAGCGCATGGCGGCGGTCTACGGCCCCTGGCTGCTCGCCCCCGGGTTTCCGCTCACCGTGCGGGATATCGCGCCCGACGAGGTGATTCGGCTCCCCGGCGGCGTCTCGATGGCGGCGACGGCGGTACCGCACACGGCTGAGAGCGTGGCATATTCCATCAGTGAGGGATCAACGCGCCTCGTGTATACCGGTGACACCGGGGAGAGCGAGGCGTTGGGCGACTGGGCCGCTGGCTGCGACCTGCTGCTCGCCGAGTGCTCCCTGCCTGATGCCATGGCCATCCGCGACCATCTGACGCCGCGGCAGGTCGGGCAGCTGGCGGCCCGAGCCCGCGCGAAGCGGCTCGTGCTGACGCATTTCTATCCGCCGGTCGAAGCCGTGGACATTCAGGCTGAGGTCGCGGAGCACTATGCCGGCCCCACCGTGCTCGCGCACGACGGCTGGTCCATCGCTTTCTAA